Proteins encoded together in one Prunus dulcis chromosome 3, ALMONDv2, whole genome shotgun sequence window:
- the LOC117621778 gene encoding uncharacterized protein LOC117621778, translating into MLLPSGDFVKIHVDGGWISDTLKGGVGVVIRNTGGQFVGGLAGPICCNSALAAEAYSAIKGLALSANLGFRDVIVETDSKLLINGINGDFRNKVWSIMPLEELHRIYGSVHEVGWSWVHRDLNRAAHEAAMIGVRAMELESWVSRPPLSLVQVLVSDGLPCPP; encoded by the coding sequence ATGCTACTACCTTCAGGtgattttgtgaaaatacATGTGGATGGAGGATGGATTAGTGACACTCTGAAAGGTGGCGTCGGTGTAGTTATTAGAAATACTGGTGGTCAATTTGTTGGCGGTTTAGCTGGTCCTATTTGCTGCAATTCAGCATTAGCAGCGGAAGCTTATTCAGCAATTAAAGGGCTTGCTTTGTCTGCTAACCTTGGCTTTAGAGATGTCATTGTTGAAACTGACTCAAAATTGCTTATCAATGGGATAAATGGTGACTTTAGAAACAAAGTGTGGTCCATTATGCCCCTTGAGGAGCTTCACAGAATCTATGGGTCTGTGCATGAGGTTGGATGGAGCTGGGTGCATAGAGATTTAAATCGGGCGGCTCATGAGGCAGCCATGATTGGAGTTAGAGCTATGGAGCTGGAAAGCTGGGTCTCACGACCACCATTGTCTCTGGTGCAAGTTCTGGTCTCAGATGGACTCCCATGCCCTCCttaa
- the LOC117622087 gene encoding suppressor protein SRP40: MGVELCSDNSSMGVSPRISFSYDLCQSDVAAVEQQQHHHPPLRSNSSSSSSRSMNSSMEFDFCVVHESFEQESSSADELFSDGKMIPSEIKKKSAHPKQLDQNIVPHQHPPLPTAAAADPSDENTSRAKESGKESKNMSCNEADEKQSSKSFWGFKRSSSCGSGYGRSLCPLPLLSRSNSTGSSSSSSVKRSVFSKEGQNQKQTSQQKSASKKLHSSSQSSSTSMNYQKPPLKKGQYGSYGNAAPFNPVLNVPTANLFGFGLIFSNGKDKTNKKK; encoded by the coding sequence ATGGGGGTTGAGCTGTGTTCAGATAACTCTAGCATGGGTGTGAGCCCAAGGATTTCATTCTCTTATGATCTTTGCCAATCTGATGTTGCAGCTGTGGAACAACAACAGCACCACCATCCTCCTCTCAGATCCAattcatcatcatcctcatcgAGAAGCATGAATTCAAGCATGGAGTTTGATTTCTGCGTCGTCCACGAGAGCTTCGAGCAGGAGTCTTCCTCCGCAGATGAGCTTTTCTCTGATGGGAAAATGATTCCAAGTGAGATCAAGAAAAAGTCTGCTCACCCAAAACAGCTGGATCAAAATATTGTGCCTCATCAACATCCTCCACTGCCAACAGCGGCAGCAGCTGATCCAAGTGACGAAAACACAAGTAGGGCGAAAGAGAGCGGTAAAGAAAGCAAGAACATGAGCTGCAATGAAGCTGATGAGAAGCAGAGTTCCAAGTCTTTTTGGGGGTTCAAGAGAAGCAGCAGTTGTGGTAGTGGTTATGGCAGAAGCTTATGTCCTTTGCCACTTTTATCAAGAAGCAATTCAACTggttcttcatcatcatcaagtgTAAAGAGATCAGTATTTTCCAAAGAGGGTCAAAATCAGAAGCAGACTTCACAGCAGAAATCTGCATCCAAGAAGCTCCACTCATCATCACAatcttcttcaacttcaatGAATTATCAAAAGCCTCCATTGAAGAAGGGCCAATATGGATCATATGGCAATGCTGCTCCATTTAATCCTGTGTTAAATGTTCCTACAGCTAACctatttggttttggattaATCTTTTCAAATGGAAAAGATAAGACCAACAAGAAGAAGTGA